The Macaca fascicularis isolate 582-1 chromosome 11, T2T-MFA8v1.1 genome includes a region encoding these proteins:
- the PRPF40B gene encoding pre-mRNA-processing factor 40 homolog B isoform X5 translates to MSVPDSGPRPPAAPAPFPPGPPMMPPPFMPPPGIPPPFPPMGLPPMSQRPPAIPPMPPGILPPMLPPMGAPPPLTQIPGMVPPMMPGMLMPAVPVTAATAPGADTASSAVAGTGPPRALWSEHVAPDGRIYYYNADDKQSVWEKPSVLKSKAELLLSQCPWKEYKSDTGKPYYYNNQSKESRWTRPKDLDDLEVLVKQEAAGKQQQQLPQTLQPQPPQPQPDPPPAPPGPTPVPTGLLEPEPGGSEDCDVSEATQPLEQGFLQQLEEGPSSSGQHQPQQEEEESKPEPERSGLSWSNREKAKQAFKELLRDKAVPSNASWEQAMKMVVTDPRYSALPKLSEKKQAFNAYKAQREKEEKEEARLRAKEAKQTLQHFLEQHERMTSTTRYRRAEQTFGDLEVWAVVPERDRKEVYDDVLFFLAKKEKEQAKQLRRRNIQALKSILDGMSSVNFQTTWSQAQQYLMDNPSFAQDHQLQNMDKEDALICFEEHIRALEREEEEERERARLRERRQQRKNREAFQTFLDELHETGQLHSMSTWMELYPAVSTDVRFANMLGQPGSTPLDLFKFYVEELKARFHDEKKIIKDILKDRGFCVEVNTAFEDFAHVISFDKRAAALDAGNIKLTFNSLLEKAEAREREREKEEARRMRRREAAFRSMLRQAVPALELGTAWEEVRERFVCDSAFEQITLESERIRLFREFLQVLEQTECQHLHTKGRKHGRKGKKHHRKRSHSPSGSESEEEELPPPSLRPPKRRRRNPSESGSEPSSSLDSVESGGAALGGRGSPSSHLLGADHGLRKAKKPKKKTKKRRHKSNSPESETDPEEKAGKESDEKEQEQDKDRELRQAELPNRSPGFGIKKEKTGWDTSESELSEGELERRRRTLLQQLDDHQ, encoded by the exons ATG TCGGTTCCCGATTCTGGTCCCCGGCCCCCAGCAGCGCCTGCCCCCTTCCCACCGGGGCCCCCCATGATGCCACCACCCTTC ATGCCCCCTCCAGGGATCCCCCCACCCTTTCCTCCGATGGGGCTACCCCCCATGAGTCAGAGACCACCAGCTATCCCCCCCATGCCACCTGGCATCCTGCCCCCAATGCTTCCACCAATGGGGGCGCCACCACCACTCACACAG ATACCAGGAATGGTACCTCCGATGATGCCAGGAATGCTGATGCCAGCGGTGCCTGTCACCGCAGCG ACGGCTCCGGGTGCAGACACCGCCAGCT ctgctGTGGCTGGGACAGGCCCTCCG AGGGCCCTATGGAGTGAGCATGTGGCCCCAGATGGGCGCATCTACTACTACAATGCTGACGACAAGCAGTCCGTGTGGGAGAAGCCCAGCGTGCTCAAGTCCAAGGCAGAG CTGCTCCTGTCGCAATGTCCCTGGAAAGAGTACAAGTCAGACACAGGCAAACCTTACTACTATAACAACCAGAGTAAAGAGTCTCGCTGGACCCGGCCCAAGGATCTGGATGACCTAGAGG TTCTAGTCAAACAAGAGGCTGCAGG gaaacagcagcagcagctgccacAGACACTTCAGCCACAGCCGCCTCAGCCACAGCCTGACCCCCCACCTGCACCTCCTGGCCCCACCCCAGTGCCCACAGGCCTCCTGGAACCTGAGCCAGGTGGGAGTGAAGATTGTGATGTGTCGGAGGCCACCCAGCCCCTGGAACAGGGGTTCCTGCAGCAGCTGGAGGAGGGCCCCAGCAG TTCTGGACAGCATCAGCcacagcaggaggaggaagaatcaAAGCCAGAACCAGAGAGGTCTGGCCTCAGTTGGAGCAACCGGGAGAAGGCAAAGCAGGCATTCAAGGAACTGCTGAGGGACAAG GCTGTCCCCTCCAACGCCTCATGGGAACAGGCCATGAAGATGGTGGTCACCGACCCCCGTTACAG TGCCTTGCCCAAACTGAGTGAGAAAAAGCAGGCATTCAATGCCTACAAGGCGCAgcgggagaaggaggagaaggaggaggcccGTCTAAGGGCCAAGGAGGCCAAGCAGACCCTGCAGCATTTCCTGGAGCAGCATGAACGCATGACCTCCACCACCCGCTACCG GCGGGCAGAACAGACCTTTGGAGACCTGGAGGTCTGGGCTGTGGTCCCTGAGAGGGATCGAAAAGAGGTTTATGATGATGTCCTCTTCTTCCTGGCCAAGAAGGAGAAG GAACAGGCCAAGCAACTCCGGCGCCGCAATATCCAGGCCCTAAAGAGCATTCTGGATGGGATGAGTAGTGTCAACTTCCAAACCACGTGGTCCCAGGCCCAGCAGTACCTCATGGATAACCCCAGCTTTGCTCAGGACCATCAGCTGCAGA ACATGGACAAGGAAGATGCACTGATCTGTTTTGAGGAGCACATTCGAGCtttggagagggaagaggaggaggaacgGGAGCGGGCCCGGCTTCGGGAGCGACGCCAACAACGCAAGAATCGGGAGGCCTTCCAG aCCTTCCTGGATGAGCTGCATGAGACAGGGCAGCTGCACTCTATGTCCACCTGGATGGAGCTATATCCAGCAGTCAGCACTGATGTCCGTTTTGCCAACATGCTGGGCCAGCCGG GCTCCACGCCTCTGGACTTGTTCAAGTTCTATGTGGAGGAGTTGAAGGCACGATTCCATGATGAAAAGAAGATCATTAAGGACATCCTTAAG GACCGGGGCTTCTGTGTGGAGGTGAACACGGCCTTTGAGGACTTCGCCCACGTCATAAGCTTTGACAAGAGGGCTGCCGCACTGGACGCAGGCAACATCAAGCTGACCTTCAATAGT CTGCTGGAGAAAGCAGAGGCACGGGAGAGGGAGCGGGAGAAGGAGGAGGCACGCAGGATGCGGCGCAGGGAAGCTGCCTTTCGAAGCATGCTGAGGCAGGCTGTGCCTGCTCTGGAGCTAGGCACTGCCTGGGAAGAG GTCCGTGAGCGTTTTGTGTGTGACTCAGCCTTTGAGCAGATTACCCTGGAGTCGGAGCGGATCCGGCTCTTCCGGGAGTTCCTACAGGTGCTGGAG CAGACTGAATGCCAGCACCTCCACACCAAAGGCCGAAAGCATGGCAGGAAAGGCAAGAAGCACCATCGCAAGCGTTCCCACTCACCCTCA GGCTCTGAGTCAGAAGAAGAGGAGCTGCCCCCACCATCTCTCCGGCCCCCCAAGCGGAGGCGGCGGAACCCCTCAGAGTCAGGCTCTGAGCCCTCTTCCTCACTTGATTCAGTTGAAAGTGGGGGTGCTGCCCTTGGAGGACGGGGCTCCCCTTCCTCCCATCTTCTTGGAGCAG ATCATGGCCTTCGGAAAGccaagaaaccaaaaaagaaaactaagaagagAAGACACAAGTCG AACAGTCCTGAGAGTGAGACAGACCCTGAGGAGAAAGCTGGCAAGGAGAGCGATGAGAAAGAACAAGAACAGGACAAGGACAGGGAGCTCCGGCAGGCAGAGCTCCCTAACCGTTCCCCAGGCTTTGGAATCAAGAAGGAGAAG ACAGGCTGGGACACGTCAGAAAGTGAGCTGAGTGAGGGTGAGCTGGAGAGGCGGCGGCGGACACTCCTACAGCAGCTGGACGATCACCAGTGA
- the PRPF40B gene encoding pre-mRNA-processing factor 40 homolog B isoform X7, protein MMPPPGIPPPFPPMGLPPMSQRPPAIPPMPPGILPPMLPPMGAPPPLTQIPGMVPPMMPGMLMPAVPVTAATAPGADTASSAVAGTGPPRALWSEHVAPDGRIYYYNADDKQSVWEKPSVLKSKAELLLSQCPWKEYKSDTGKPYYYNNQSKESRWTRPKDLDDLEVLVKQEAAGKQQQQLPQTLQPQPPQPQPDPPPAPPGPTPVPTGLLEPEPGGSEDCDVSEATQPLEQGFLQQLEEGPSSSGQHQPQQEEEESKPEPERSGLSWSNREKAKQAFKELLRDKAVPSNASWEQAMKMVVTDPRYSALPKLSEKKQAFNAYKAQREKEEKEEARLRAKEAKQTLQHFLEQHERMTSTTRYRRAEQTFGDLEVWAVVPERDRKEVYDDVLFFLAKKEKEQAKQLRRRNIQALKSILDGMSSVNFQTTWSQAQQYLMDNPSFAQDHQLQNMDKEDALICFEEHIRALEREEEEERERARLRERRQQRKNREAFQTFLDELHETGQLHSMSTWMELYPAVSTDVRFANMLGQPGSTPLDLFKFYVEELKARFHDEKKIIKDILKDRGFCVEVNTAFEDFAHVISFDKRAAALDAGNIKLTFNSLLEKAEAREREREKEEARRMRRREAAFRSMLRQAVPALELGTAWEEVRERFVCDSAFEQITLESERIRLFREFLQVLEQTECQHLHTKGRKHGRKGKKHHRKRSHSPSGSESEEEELPPPSLRPPKRRRRNPSESGSEPSSSLDSVESGGAALGGRGSPSSHLLGADHGLRKAKKPKKKTKKRRHKSNSPESETDPEEKAGKESDEKEQEQDKDRELRQAELPNRSPGFGIKKEKTGWDTSESELSEGELERRRRTLLQQLDDHQ, encoded by the exons ATG ATGCCCCCTCCAGGGATCCCCCCACCCTTTCCTCCGATGGGGCTACCCCCCATGAGTCAGAGACCACCAGCTATCCCCCCCATGCCACCTGGCATCCTGCCCCCAATGCTTCCACCAATGGGGGCGCCACCACCACTCACACAG ATACCAGGAATGGTACCTCCGATGATGCCAGGAATGCTGATGCCAGCGGTGCCTGTCACCGCAGCG ACGGCTCCGGGTGCAGACACCGCCAGCT ctgctGTGGCTGGGACAGGCCCTCCG AGGGCCCTATGGAGTGAGCATGTGGCCCCAGATGGGCGCATCTACTACTACAATGCTGACGACAAGCAGTCCGTGTGGGAGAAGCCCAGCGTGCTCAAGTCCAAGGCAGAG CTGCTCCTGTCGCAATGTCCCTGGAAAGAGTACAAGTCAGACACAGGCAAACCTTACTACTATAACAACCAGAGTAAAGAGTCTCGCTGGACCCGGCCCAAGGATCTGGATGACCTAGAGG TTCTAGTCAAACAAGAGGCTGCAGG gaaacagcagcagcagctgccacAGACACTTCAGCCACAGCCGCCTCAGCCACAGCCTGACCCCCCACCTGCACCTCCTGGCCCCACCCCAGTGCCCACAGGCCTCCTGGAACCTGAGCCAGGTGGGAGTGAAGATTGTGATGTGTCGGAGGCCACCCAGCCCCTGGAACAGGGGTTCCTGCAGCAGCTGGAGGAGGGCCCCAGCAG TTCTGGACAGCATCAGCcacagcaggaggaggaagaatcaAAGCCAGAACCAGAGAGGTCTGGCCTCAGTTGGAGCAACCGGGAGAAGGCAAAGCAGGCATTCAAGGAACTGCTGAGGGACAAG GCTGTCCCCTCCAACGCCTCATGGGAACAGGCCATGAAGATGGTGGTCACCGACCCCCGTTACAG TGCCTTGCCCAAACTGAGTGAGAAAAAGCAGGCATTCAATGCCTACAAGGCGCAgcgggagaaggaggagaaggaggaggcccGTCTAAGGGCCAAGGAGGCCAAGCAGACCCTGCAGCATTTCCTGGAGCAGCATGAACGCATGACCTCCACCACCCGCTACCG GCGGGCAGAACAGACCTTTGGAGACCTGGAGGTCTGGGCTGTGGTCCCTGAGAGGGATCGAAAAGAGGTTTATGATGATGTCCTCTTCTTCCTGGCCAAGAAGGAGAAG GAACAGGCCAAGCAACTCCGGCGCCGCAATATCCAGGCCCTAAAGAGCATTCTGGATGGGATGAGTAGTGTCAACTTCCAAACCACGTGGTCCCAGGCCCAGCAGTACCTCATGGATAACCCCAGCTTTGCTCAGGACCATCAGCTGCAGA ACATGGACAAGGAAGATGCACTGATCTGTTTTGAGGAGCACATTCGAGCtttggagagggaagaggaggaggaacgGGAGCGGGCCCGGCTTCGGGAGCGACGCCAACAACGCAAGAATCGGGAGGCCTTCCAG aCCTTCCTGGATGAGCTGCATGAGACAGGGCAGCTGCACTCTATGTCCACCTGGATGGAGCTATATCCAGCAGTCAGCACTGATGTCCGTTTTGCCAACATGCTGGGCCAGCCGG GCTCCACGCCTCTGGACTTGTTCAAGTTCTATGTGGAGGAGTTGAAGGCACGATTCCATGATGAAAAGAAGATCATTAAGGACATCCTTAAG GACCGGGGCTTCTGTGTGGAGGTGAACACGGCCTTTGAGGACTTCGCCCACGTCATAAGCTTTGACAAGAGGGCTGCCGCACTGGACGCAGGCAACATCAAGCTGACCTTCAATAGT CTGCTGGAGAAAGCAGAGGCACGGGAGAGGGAGCGGGAGAAGGAGGAGGCACGCAGGATGCGGCGCAGGGAAGCTGCCTTTCGAAGCATGCTGAGGCAGGCTGTGCCTGCTCTGGAGCTAGGCACTGCCTGGGAAGAG GTCCGTGAGCGTTTTGTGTGTGACTCAGCCTTTGAGCAGATTACCCTGGAGTCGGAGCGGATCCGGCTCTTCCGGGAGTTCCTACAGGTGCTGGAG CAGACTGAATGCCAGCACCTCCACACCAAAGGCCGAAAGCATGGCAGGAAAGGCAAGAAGCACCATCGCAAGCGTTCCCACTCACCCTCA GGCTCTGAGTCAGAAGAAGAGGAGCTGCCCCCACCATCTCTCCGGCCCCCCAAGCGGAGGCGGCGGAACCCCTCAGAGTCAGGCTCTGAGCCCTCTTCCTCACTTGATTCAGTTGAAAGTGGGGGTGCTGCCCTTGGAGGACGGGGCTCCCCTTCCTCCCATCTTCTTGGAGCAG ATCATGGCCTTCGGAAAGccaagaaaccaaaaaagaaaactaagaagagAAGACACAAGTCG AACAGTCCTGAGAGTGAGACAGACCCTGAGGAGAAAGCTGGCAAGGAGAGCGATGAGAAAGAACAAGAACAGGACAAGGACAGGGAGCTCCGGCAGGCAGAGCTCCCTAACCGTTCCCCAGGCTTTGGAATCAAGAAGGAGAAG ACAGGCTGGGACACGTCAGAAAGTGAGCTGAGTGAGGGTGAGCTGGAGAGGCGGCGGCGGACACTCCTACAGCAGCTGGACGATCACCAGTGA
- the PRPF40B gene encoding pre-mRNA-processing factor 40 homolog B isoform X12: MSVPDSGPRPPAAPAPFPPGPPMMPPPFDTLGLEMPPPGIPPPFPPMGLPPMSQRPPAIPPMPPGILPPMLPPMGAPPPLTQIPGMVPPMMPGMLMPAVPVTAATAPGADTASSAVAGTGPPLLLSQCPWKEYKSDTGKPYYYNNQSKESRWTRPKDLDDLEVLVKQEAAGKQQQQLPQTLQPQPPQPQPDPPPAPPGPTPVPTGLLEPEPGGSEDCDVSEATQPLEQGFLQQLEEGPSSSGQHQPQQEEEESKPEPERSGLSWSNREKAKQAFKELLRDKAVPSNASWEQAMKMVVTDPRYSALPKLSEKKQAFNAYKAQREKEEKEEARLRAKEAKQTLQHFLEQHERMTSTTRYRRAEQTFGDLEVWAVVPERDRKEVYDDVLFFLAKKEKEQAKQLRRRNIQALKSILDGMSSVNFQTTWSQAQQYLMDNPSFAQDHQLQNMDKEDALICFEEHIRALEREEEEERERARLRERRQQRKNREAFQTFLDELHETGQLHSMSTWMELYPAVSTDVRFANMLGQPGSTPLDLFKFYVEELKARFHDEKKIIKDILKDRGFCVEVNTAFEDFAHVISFDKRAAALDAGNIKLTFNSLLEKAEAREREREKEEARRMRRREAAFRSMLRQAVPALELGTAWEEVRERFVCDSAFEQITLESERIRLFREFLQVLETECQHLHTKGRKHGRKGKKHHRKRSHSPSGSESEEEELPPPSLRPPKRRRRNPSESGSEPSSSLDSVESGGAALGGRGSPSSHLLGADHGLRKAKKPKKKTKKRRHKSNSPESETDPEEKAGKESDEKEQEQDKDRELRQAELPNRSPGFGIKKEKTGWDTSESELSEGELERRRRTLLQQLDDHQ; the protein is encoded by the exons ATG TCGGTTCCCGATTCTGGTCCCCGGCCCCCAGCAGCGCCTGCCCCCTTCCCACCGGGGCCCCCCATGATGCCACCACCCTTC GACACACTGGGGCTGGAG ATGCCCCCTCCAGGGATCCCCCCACCCTTTCCTCCGATGGGGCTACCCCCCATGAGTCAGAGACCACCAGCTATCCCCCCCATGCCACCTGGCATCCTGCCCCCAATGCTTCCACCAATGGGGGCGCCACCACCACTCACACAG ATACCAGGAATGGTACCTCCGATGATGCCAGGAATGCTGATGCCAGCGGTGCCTGTCACCGCAGCG ACGGCTCCGGGTGCAGACACCGCCAGCT ctgctGTGGCTGGGACAGGCCCTCCG CTGCTCCTGTCGCAATGTCCCTGGAAAGAGTACAAGTCAGACACAGGCAAACCTTACTACTATAACAACCAGAGTAAAGAGTCTCGCTGGACCCGGCCCAAGGATCTGGATGACCTAGAGG TTCTAGTCAAACAAGAGGCTGCAGG gaaacagcagcagcagctgccacAGACACTTCAGCCACAGCCGCCTCAGCCACAGCCTGACCCCCCACCTGCACCTCCTGGCCCCACCCCAGTGCCCACAGGCCTCCTGGAACCTGAGCCAGGTGGGAGTGAAGATTGTGATGTGTCGGAGGCCACCCAGCCCCTGGAACAGGGGTTCCTGCAGCAGCTGGAGGAGGGCCCCAGCAG TTCTGGACAGCATCAGCcacagcaggaggaggaagaatcaAAGCCAGAACCAGAGAGGTCTGGCCTCAGTTGGAGCAACCGGGAGAAGGCAAAGCAGGCATTCAAGGAACTGCTGAGGGACAAG GCTGTCCCCTCCAACGCCTCATGGGAACAGGCCATGAAGATGGTGGTCACCGACCCCCGTTACAG TGCCTTGCCCAAACTGAGTGAGAAAAAGCAGGCATTCAATGCCTACAAGGCGCAgcgggagaaggaggagaaggaggaggcccGTCTAAGGGCCAAGGAGGCCAAGCAGACCCTGCAGCATTTCCTGGAGCAGCATGAACGCATGACCTCCACCACCCGCTACCG GCGGGCAGAACAGACCTTTGGAGACCTGGAGGTCTGGGCTGTGGTCCCTGAGAGGGATCGAAAAGAGGTTTATGATGATGTCCTCTTCTTCCTGGCCAAGAAGGAGAAG GAACAGGCCAAGCAACTCCGGCGCCGCAATATCCAGGCCCTAAAGAGCATTCTGGATGGGATGAGTAGTGTCAACTTCCAAACCACGTGGTCCCAGGCCCAGCAGTACCTCATGGATAACCCCAGCTTTGCTCAGGACCATCAGCTGCAGA ACATGGACAAGGAAGATGCACTGATCTGTTTTGAGGAGCACATTCGAGCtttggagagggaagaggaggaggaacgGGAGCGGGCCCGGCTTCGGGAGCGACGCCAACAACGCAAGAATCGGGAGGCCTTCCAG aCCTTCCTGGATGAGCTGCATGAGACAGGGCAGCTGCACTCTATGTCCACCTGGATGGAGCTATATCCAGCAGTCAGCACTGATGTCCGTTTTGCCAACATGCTGGGCCAGCCGG GCTCCACGCCTCTGGACTTGTTCAAGTTCTATGTGGAGGAGTTGAAGGCACGATTCCATGATGAAAAGAAGATCATTAAGGACATCCTTAAG GACCGGGGCTTCTGTGTGGAGGTGAACACGGCCTTTGAGGACTTCGCCCACGTCATAAGCTTTGACAAGAGGGCTGCCGCACTGGACGCAGGCAACATCAAGCTGACCTTCAATAGT CTGCTGGAGAAAGCAGAGGCACGGGAGAGGGAGCGGGAGAAGGAGGAGGCACGCAGGATGCGGCGCAGGGAAGCTGCCTTTCGAAGCATGCTGAGGCAGGCTGTGCCTGCTCTGGAGCTAGGCACTGCCTGGGAAGAG GTCCGTGAGCGTTTTGTGTGTGACTCAGCCTTTGAGCAGATTACCCTGGAGTCGGAGCGGATCCGGCTCTTCCGGGAGTTCCTACAGGTGCTGGAG ACTGAATGCCAGCACCTCCACACCAAAGGCCGAAAGCATGGCAGGAAAGGCAAGAAGCACCATCGCAAGCGTTCCCACTCACCCTCA GGCTCTGAGTCAGAAGAAGAGGAGCTGCCCCCACCATCTCTCCGGCCCCCCAAGCGGAGGCGGCGGAACCCCTCAGAGTCAGGCTCTGAGCCCTCTTCCTCACTTGATTCAGTTGAAAGTGGGGGTGCTGCCCTTGGAGGACGGGGCTCCCCTTCCTCCCATCTTCTTGGAGCAG ATCATGGCCTTCGGAAAGccaagaaaccaaaaaagaaaactaagaagagAAGACACAAGTCG AACAGTCCTGAGAGTGAGACAGACCCTGAGGAGAAAGCTGGCAAGGAGAGCGATGAGAAAGAACAAGAACAGGACAAGGACAGGGAGCTCCGGCAGGCAGAGCTCCCTAACCGTTCCCCAGGCTTTGGAATCAAGAAGGAGAAG ACAGGCTGGGACACGTCAGAAAGTGAGCTGAGTGAGGGTGAGCTGGAGAGGCGGCGGCGGACACTCCTACAGCAGCTGGACGATCACCAGTGA
- the PRPF40B gene encoding pre-mRNA-processing factor 40 homolog B isoform X14, with translation MSVPDSGPRPPAAPAPFPPGPPMMPPPFMPPPGIPPPFPPMGLPPMSQRPPAIPPMPPGILPPMLPPMGAPPPLTQIPGMVPPMMPGMLMPAVPVTAATAPGADTASSAVAGTGPPLLLSQCPWKEYKSDTGKPYYYNNQSKESRWTRPKDLDDLEVLVKQEAAGKQQQQLPQTLQPQPPQPQPDPPPAPPGPTPVPTGLLEPEPGGSEDCDVSEATQPLEQGFLQQLEEGPSSSGQHQPQQEEEESKPEPERSGLSWSNREKAKQAFKELLRDKAVPSNASWEQAMKMVVTDPRYSALPKLSEKKQAFNAYKAQREKEEKEEARLRAKEAKQTLQHFLEQHERMTSTTRYRRAEQTFGDLEVWAVVPERDRKEVYDDVLFFLAKKEKEQAKQLRRRNIQALKSILDGMSSVNFQTTWSQAQQYLMDNPSFAQDHQLQNMDKEDALICFEEHIRALEREEEEERERARLRERRQQRKNREAFQTFLDELHETGQLHSMSTWMELYPAVSTDVRFANMLGQPGSTPLDLFKFYVEELKARFHDEKKIIKDILKDRGFCVEVNTAFEDFAHVISFDKRAAALDAGNIKLTFNSLLEKAEAREREREKEEARRMRRREAAFRSMLRQAVPALELGTAWEEVRERFVCDSAFEQITLESERIRLFREFLQVLETECQHLHTKGRKHGRKGKKHHRKRSHSPSGSESEEEELPPPSLRPPKRRRRNPSESGSEPSSSLDSVESGGAALGGRGSPSSHLLGADHGLRKAKKPKKKTKKRRHKSNSPESETDPEEKAGKESDEKEQEQDKDRELRQAELPNRSPGFGIKKEKTGWDTSESELSEGELERRRRTLLQQLDDHQ, from the exons ATG TCGGTTCCCGATTCTGGTCCCCGGCCCCCAGCAGCGCCTGCCCCCTTCCCACCGGGGCCCCCCATGATGCCACCACCCTTC ATGCCCCCTCCAGGGATCCCCCCACCCTTTCCTCCGATGGGGCTACCCCCCATGAGTCAGAGACCACCAGCTATCCCCCCCATGCCACCTGGCATCCTGCCCCCAATGCTTCCACCAATGGGGGCGCCACCACCACTCACACAG ATACCAGGAATGGTACCTCCGATGATGCCAGGAATGCTGATGCCAGCGGTGCCTGTCACCGCAGCG ACGGCTCCGGGTGCAGACACCGCCAGCT ctgctGTGGCTGGGACAGGCCCTCCG CTGCTCCTGTCGCAATGTCCCTGGAAAGAGTACAAGTCAGACACAGGCAAACCTTACTACTATAACAACCAGAGTAAAGAGTCTCGCTGGACCCGGCCCAAGGATCTGGATGACCTAGAGG TTCTAGTCAAACAAGAGGCTGCAGG gaaacagcagcagcagctgccacAGACACTTCAGCCACAGCCGCCTCAGCCACAGCCTGACCCCCCACCTGCACCTCCTGGCCCCACCCCAGTGCCCACAGGCCTCCTGGAACCTGAGCCAGGTGGGAGTGAAGATTGTGATGTGTCGGAGGCCACCCAGCCCCTGGAACAGGGGTTCCTGCAGCAGCTGGAGGAGGGCCCCAGCAG TTCTGGACAGCATCAGCcacagcaggaggaggaagaatcaAAGCCAGAACCAGAGAGGTCTGGCCTCAGTTGGAGCAACCGGGAGAAGGCAAAGCAGGCATTCAAGGAACTGCTGAGGGACAAG GCTGTCCCCTCCAACGCCTCATGGGAACAGGCCATGAAGATGGTGGTCACCGACCCCCGTTACAG TGCCTTGCCCAAACTGAGTGAGAAAAAGCAGGCATTCAATGCCTACAAGGCGCAgcgggagaaggaggagaaggaggaggcccGTCTAAGGGCCAAGGAGGCCAAGCAGACCCTGCAGCATTTCCTGGAGCAGCATGAACGCATGACCTCCACCACCCGCTACCG GCGGGCAGAACAGACCTTTGGAGACCTGGAGGTCTGGGCTGTGGTCCCTGAGAGGGATCGAAAAGAGGTTTATGATGATGTCCTCTTCTTCCTGGCCAAGAAGGAGAAG GAACAGGCCAAGCAACTCCGGCGCCGCAATATCCAGGCCCTAAAGAGCATTCTGGATGGGATGAGTAGTGTCAACTTCCAAACCACGTGGTCCCAGGCCCAGCAGTACCTCATGGATAACCCCAGCTTTGCTCAGGACCATCAGCTGCAGA ACATGGACAAGGAAGATGCACTGATCTGTTTTGAGGAGCACATTCGAGCtttggagagggaagaggaggaggaacgGGAGCGGGCCCGGCTTCGGGAGCGACGCCAACAACGCAAGAATCGGGAGGCCTTCCAG aCCTTCCTGGATGAGCTGCATGAGACAGGGCAGCTGCACTCTATGTCCACCTGGATGGAGCTATATCCAGCAGTCAGCACTGATGTCCGTTTTGCCAACATGCTGGGCCAGCCGG GCTCCACGCCTCTGGACTTGTTCAAGTTCTATGTGGAGGAGTTGAAGGCACGATTCCATGATGAAAAGAAGATCATTAAGGACATCCTTAAG GACCGGGGCTTCTGTGTGGAGGTGAACACGGCCTTTGAGGACTTCGCCCACGTCATAAGCTTTGACAAGAGGGCTGCCGCACTGGACGCAGGCAACATCAAGCTGACCTTCAATAGT CTGCTGGAGAAAGCAGAGGCACGGGAGAGGGAGCGGGAGAAGGAGGAGGCACGCAGGATGCGGCGCAGGGAAGCTGCCTTTCGAAGCATGCTGAGGCAGGCTGTGCCTGCTCTGGAGCTAGGCACTGCCTGGGAAGAG GTCCGTGAGCGTTTTGTGTGTGACTCAGCCTTTGAGCAGATTACCCTGGAGTCGGAGCGGATCCGGCTCTTCCGGGAGTTCCTACAGGTGCTGGAG ACTGAATGCCAGCACCTCCACACCAAAGGCCGAAAGCATGGCAGGAAAGGCAAGAAGCACCATCGCAAGCGTTCCCACTCACCCTCA GGCTCTGAGTCAGAAGAAGAGGAGCTGCCCCCACCATCTCTCCGGCCCCCCAAGCGGAGGCGGCGGAACCCCTCAGAGTCAGGCTCTGAGCCCTCTTCCTCACTTGATTCAGTTGAAAGTGGGGGTGCTGCCCTTGGAGGACGGGGCTCCCCTTCCTCCCATCTTCTTGGAGCAG ATCATGGCCTTCGGAAAGccaagaaaccaaaaaagaaaactaagaagagAAGACACAAGTCG AACAGTCCTGAGAGTGAGACAGACCCTGAGGAGAAAGCTGGCAAGGAGAGCGATGAGAAAGAACAAGAACAGGACAAGGACAGGGAGCTCCGGCAGGCAGAGCTCCCTAACCGTTCCCCAGGCTTTGGAATCAAGAAGGAGAAG ACAGGCTGGGACACGTCAGAAAGTGAGCTGAGTGAGGGTGAGCTGGAGAGGCGGCGGCGGACACTCCTACAGCAGCTGGACGATCACCAGTGA